From Actinoplanes oblitus, a single genomic window includes:
- a CDS encoding MarR family winged helix-turn-helix transcriptional regulator, whose amino-acid sequence MPSLLYLVKQLELAVRARLDELVRGHGITALQYTALTVLERHDGLSAAQLARDSFVTAQSIADMVRALETRSLIRRERNPANRRELLLHLTDEGRALLTAVATPVRDLESRMTADLTETQTAEFRKSLTTAWQSLA is encoded by the coding sequence ATGCCTTCGCTGCTCTACCTGGTCAAACAGCTCGAACTAGCGGTCCGTGCCCGCCTCGACGAGCTGGTTCGCGGCCACGGCATCACCGCCCTGCAATACACCGCGCTCACGGTCCTGGAACGCCACGACGGCCTCTCCGCCGCCCAGCTGGCCCGCGACTCCTTCGTCACCGCCCAGTCCATCGCCGACATGGTCCGCGCCCTGGAGACCCGCTCGCTGATCCGCCGCGAGCGCAACCCCGCCAACCGCCGCGAGCTGCTGCTCCACCTCACCGACGAGGGCCGCGCCCTGCTGACCGCCGTCGCCACCCCGGTCCGCGACCTGGAGTCCCGGATGACCGCCGACCTCACCGAGACCCAGACCGCCGAATTCCGGAAATCACTGACCACCGCCTGGCAGTCCCTCGCTTGA
- a CDS encoding TetR/AcrR family transcriptional regulator produces MGRPSMAAERTEQIMRATARCLQKHGLAGTTLERVAEESGLSRSHVRHYVGNRDDLLRRFADWLYTGYEAEFIGRIAAADAREKLPIAMDYLFSSGFLPISDDDAVIRELITAGIADERIRTTLQTHYTQAIQSVEDALAAEHPAASPGARRSVAYGLWCLAMGNSMMAELQLPVAAGGLVRTAAESLLERLDPPG; encoded by the coding sequence ATGGGTCGGCCGAGCATGGCGGCGGAACGGACCGAGCAGATCATGCGGGCCACCGCACGCTGCTTGCAGAAACACGGTCTCGCCGGGACGACCCTGGAGCGGGTCGCCGAGGAGTCCGGGCTCAGCCGCAGCCACGTCCGGCACTACGTGGGCAACCGGGACGACCTGCTGCGCCGGTTCGCCGACTGGCTCTACACCGGCTACGAGGCCGAGTTCATCGGCCGGATCGCCGCGGCGGACGCCCGCGAGAAGCTGCCGATCGCGATGGACTACCTGTTCAGCAGCGGTTTCCTGCCGATCAGCGACGATGACGCGGTGATCCGGGAGCTGATCACCGCGGGAATCGCCGACGAGCGGATCCGGACCACCCTGCAGACTCACTACACCCAGGCGATCCAGTCGGTCGAGGACGCGCTCGCCGCCGAGCACCCGGCCGCGTCGCCCGGCGCCCGCCGCTCGGTGGCGTACGGCCTGTGGTGCCTGGCGATGGGCAACTCGATGATGGCCGAGCTCCAGCTGCCGGTGGCCGCCGGCGGGCTGGTCCGGACCGCCGCCGAGTCGCTGCTGGAGCGCCTCGACCCGCCCGGCTGA
- a CDS encoding CocE/NonD family hydrolase, which yields MTLSVRRTGPGPIAPTATQFMVRMRDGVRLATDVYPPPGPARPGPVVLTRLPYDKCGEYTFMPRVAAYFTARGYTMVVQDVRGKFRSEGETLLFVNEAYDGYDTLDWIVNQPWSDGVVGMWGDSYYGFTQWAAASTGHRALRAMVPRVTGTRLGELPVPAPGQRTHDVEMSVHRFYPLSMFHDRDMLDWEIDWTRRPLAAQVEEFFAAVGSRSASYDLWFPYPVSLRRFPAGSPFDAPAVPVLMTIGWWDNCAPWQWSDHREIIRKPAWARNEYLLLEAIDHENHSHFERDPLVRAAESDAALPRYLDPAIEFFDVFLRGEQKEIPRVRWQLAASGDPAWRSDSVWPPATSYQKAFHPAGAQAAVGDAPGGSLDLEPGRAETATWTHDAADPVPSPVGDAFAFLAEYPDERALAGRPDVLVFTAAPVGEPLDLAGPIGLDAVIGSDGPEMDLFARLLDVAPDGSARLIARGQQTIIEPGDACPVTVDLGHTGYRLNPGHALRLTLASSDAPEFVPAPGTGEHRWLAAKTIPNRQRIRLAETRLTCTVLPRGEAPS from the coding sequence ATGACCCTCTCCGTGCGGCGGACCGGCCCCGGCCCGATCGCGCCGACCGCCACCCAGTTCATGGTCCGGATGCGGGACGGCGTCCGGCTCGCCACCGACGTCTATCCGCCCCCGGGTCCGGCTCGGCCGGGGCCGGTGGTGCTCACCCGCCTGCCCTACGACAAGTGCGGCGAATACACCTTCATGCCCCGGGTCGCCGCCTACTTCACGGCGCGCGGCTACACGATGGTGGTCCAGGACGTCCGGGGCAAGTTCCGCTCCGAGGGCGAGACGCTGCTCTTCGTCAACGAGGCCTACGACGGTTACGACACCCTCGACTGGATCGTCAACCAGCCCTGGTCGGACGGCGTGGTCGGGATGTGGGGTGACTCGTACTACGGCTTCACCCAGTGGGCCGCGGCCTCCACCGGGCACCGGGCACTGCGCGCGATGGTGCCCCGGGTGACCGGCACGAGGCTCGGCGAGCTGCCGGTCCCGGCGCCCGGGCAGCGCACCCACGATGTGGAGATGTCCGTCCACCGGTTCTACCCGCTGAGCATGTTCCACGATCGGGACATGCTGGACTGGGAGATCGACTGGACCCGGCGGCCGCTCGCCGCCCAGGTCGAGGAGTTCTTCGCCGCGGTCGGCAGCCGCTCGGCCTCCTACGACCTGTGGTTCCCCTACCCGGTCAGCCTGCGCCGCTTCCCGGCCGGCAGCCCGTTCGACGCCCCCGCGGTGCCGGTGCTGATGACGATCGGCTGGTGGGACAACTGCGCGCCGTGGCAGTGGTCCGATCACCGGGAGATCATCCGCAAGCCGGCCTGGGCGCGCAACGAGTACCTCCTGCTGGAGGCGATCGACCACGAGAACCACAGCCACTTCGAGCGGGATCCGCTGGTCCGGGCCGCCGAGTCGGACGCGGCGCTGCCCCGCTACCTGGATCCGGCCATCGAGTTCTTCGACGTGTTCCTGCGCGGCGAGCAGAAGGAGATCCCGCGGGTCCGCTGGCAACTCGCCGCCTCCGGGGACCCCGCATGGCGCTCGGACAGTGTCTGGCCGCCTGCTACCTCGTACCAAAAGGCGTTTCATCCGGCTGGAGCCCAAGCGGCGGTGGGCGACGCTCCCGGCGGATCCCTCGACCTCGAACCGGGCCGGGCCGAGACGGCGACCTGGACGCACGACGCCGCCGACCCGGTACCGTCACCGGTCGGCGACGCCTTCGCGTTCCTCGCCGAATACCCCGACGAGCGTGCCCTCGCCGGCCGCCCGGACGTGCTGGTCTTCACCGCCGCACCGGTCGGCGAGCCGCTCGACCTGGCCGGCCCGATCGGCCTGGACGCCGTGATCGGCTCGGACGGGCCGGAGATGGACCTGTTCGCCAGGCTGCTCGACGTCGCGCCGGACGGCAGCGCGCGGCTGATCGCTCGCGGACAACAAACGATCATCGAGCCCGGCGACGCCTGCCCGGTCACGGTGGACCTCGGGCACACCGGCTACCGGCTGAACCCGGGGCACGCCCTGCGGCTGACCCTGGCCAGCAGCGACGCGCCGGAGTTCGTCCCGGCGCCGGGCACCGGCGAGCACCGCTGGCTGGCCGCCAAGACCATCCCGAACCGGCAGCGGATCCGCCTCGCCGAGACCCGGCTGACCTGCACCGTCCTTCCCCGAGGAGAGGCGCCTTCATGA
- a CDS encoding amidase family protein — protein sequence MINLTATEIADGVRSGKFTAAAVVDAHLARIDEVNPQVNAVTVVLAERARQAAATLDERIAAGDDPGPLAGVPLSVKENIDLTWSASTSGLPFAAGDVPPANATFVDRLLAAGAIPVARGNMPDIGLRWDTDNDLFGRTLNPWDPARVPGGSSGGDAVAVATGMVAAGLGNDYGGSLRLPAHAAGITALRTSAGRVAAPGRAVQPLPLSLQAMAVNGPLARSVADLDLLFGVMHGADEYDPLSVTVDHPSRYDGPRRVAVTVDPCGWGVDPGVASSVRAAASALAAAGWEVAEVEPPAVDRCATIWRQLSATENAPMLLTPGVFPGPLSAGTVRYFTDNIVDVDLLDTSAAYQGAWAERFVHAAAWRAFHARYPIVLGPVTTQPMPPIGFDLSGPAAATELWRAHRLLVTANFLGLPAVAVPTGAAGNRPLGVQVIARLHGDHIALAAARDIEAAFPPITPVSPRS from the coding sequence ATGATCAACCTGACCGCCACCGAGATCGCCGACGGGGTGCGCAGCGGCAAGTTCACCGCGGCCGCCGTGGTGGACGCCCACCTGGCCCGGATCGACGAGGTGAACCCGCAGGTCAACGCGGTGACCGTGGTGCTCGCCGAACGGGCCCGGCAGGCCGCCGCGACGCTCGACGAACGGATCGCCGCGGGCGACGACCCGGGCCCGCTCGCCGGGGTGCCGCTCTCGGTCAAGGAGAACATCGACCTGACCTGGTCGGCGTCCACCTCCGGGCTGCCGTTCGCGGCCGGCGACGTCCCGCCGGCCAACGCCACCTTCGTCGACAGGCTCCTCGCGGCCGGCGCGATACCGGTGGCCCGGGGCAACATGCCGGACATCGGCCTGCGCTGGGACACCGACAACGACCTGTTCGGCCGCACGCTGAACCCGTGGGACCCGGCGCGGGTACCGGGCGGATCCAGCGGCGGCGACGCGGTCGCGGTGGCCACCGGCATGGTCGCCGCCGGTCTCGGCAACGACTACGGCGGCTCGCTGCGGCTGCCCGCGCACGCCGCCGGCATCACCGCGCTGCGCACCTCGGCCGGCCGGGTCGCCGCGCCCGGCCGGGCGGTCCAGCCGCTGCCGCTGTCCTTGCAGGCCATGGCGGTCAACGGGCCGCTCGCCCGCAGCGTCGCCGACCTCGACCTGCTCTTCGGCGTGATGCACGGTGCCGACGAGTACGACCCGCTCAGCGTCACTGTCGACCACCCGTCCCGGTACGACGGCCCGCGCCGGGTCGCGGTCACCGTCGACCCGTGCGGCTGGGGCGTCGACCCGGGGGTGGCGTCGTCGGTCCGGGCGGCGGCGTCGGCACTGGCCGCGGCCGGCTGGGAGGTGGCGGAGGTGGAACCGCCGGCGGTCGACCGGTGCGCCACCATCTGGCGGCAGCTCTCCGCCACCGAGAACGCCCCGATGCTGCTCACCCCGGGCGTCTTCCCCGGGCCGCTGTCGGCCGGCACCGTGCGGTACTTCACGGACAACATCGTCGACGTGGACCTGCTCGACACCTCGGCCGCCTACCAGGGCGCCTGGGCCGAGCGGTTCGTGCACGCGGCCGCGTGGCGCGCCTTCCACGCCCGGTACCCGATCGTCCTCGGCCCGGTCACCACCCAGCCGATGCCACCCATCGGCTTCGACCTGTCCGGTCCGGCCGCCGCCACCGAACTCTGGCGCGCCCACCGCCTGCTGGTCACCGCCAACTTCCTCGGCCTGCCGGCGGTCGCGGTACCGACCGGAGCCGCCGGCAACCGGCCGCTGGGCGTCCAGGTGATCGCCCGCCTGCACGGCGACCACATCGCGCTGGCGGCGGCCCGCGACATCGAAGCCGCCTTCCCGCCGATCACCCCGGTGTCGCCACGCTCCTGA
- a CDS encoding MaoC family dehydratase — MTTTVHGLDELKALAGRDLGVSEWLEITQERVNTFADATGDHQWIHVDPERAKAGPFGAPIAHGYLTLSLVIPLFGDLLKVEGVKMGVNYGLEKVRFPSPVKVGSKIRLAATVVSVEDVPGGTQSTFDFTVQIDGVDKPACVARTVYRQYA; from the coding sequence ATGACCACCACCGTGCACGGACTCGACGAACTCAAGGCGCTCGCCGGCCGCGACCTCGGCGTCAGCGAGTGGCTGGAGATCACCCAGGAACGGGTGAACACGTTCGCCGACGCGACCGGCGACCACCAGTGGATCCACGTCGACCCGGAACGCGCCAAGGCCGGCCCGTTCGGCGCCCCGATCGCCCACGGCTACCTGACGTTGTCGCTGGTCATCCCGCTCTTCGGGGACCTGCTCAAGGTCGAGGGGGTGAAGATGGGGGTGAACTACGGGCTGGAGAAGGTGCGCTTCCCCAGCCCGGTCAAGGTGGGCTCGAAGATCCGGCTGGCCGCCACGGTGGTCAGCGTCGAGGACGTGCCGGGCGGGACGCAGAGCACCTTCGACTTCACCGTGCAGATCGACGGGGTGGACAAGCCGGCCTGCGTCGCCCGTACCGTCTACCGCCAGTACGCCTGA
- a CDS encoding SIR2 family NAD-dependent protein deacylase — translation MALQDAANLLGPARHVVVFTGAGISAESGVPTFRDALTGLWSRFDAQALATPQAFDDDPDLVWGWYEWRRRLVQRVRPNQGHLAVARLATHVPRLTVITQNVDDLHERAGSPAVTHLHGSLFTPRCASCARPAPVPESTGEQPDEGRRVAPPHCRHCAGLIRPGVVWFGEALPEDALESAVQAATECDVLLTVGTSALVYPAAEIPRVAGRFGAAVIQVNPQPTPLDPIAEVNLAGPAAEILPALVTATWPGFS, via the coding sequence ATGGCCCTGCAGGACGCCGCGAACCTCCTGGGACCGGCCCGCCACGTCGTGGTCTTCACCGGCGCCGGCATCTCCGCGGAGAGCGGGGTGCCCACCTTCCGCGACGCCCTGACCGGCCTGTGGTCCCGATTCGACGCCCAGGCGCTGGCCACCCCGCAGGCCTTCGACGACGACCCGGACCTGGTCTGGGGCTGGTACGAGTGGCGCCGCCGGCTGGTCCAGCGGGTCCGCCCCAACCAGGGGCACCTCGCCGTCGCCCGGCTGGCGACCCACGTCCCCCGCCTCACCGTGATCACGCAGAACGTGGACGACCTGCACGAACGCGCCGGCTCACCGGCGGTGACCCACCTGCACGGCAGCCTCTTCACCCCGCGCTGCGCGTCCTGCGCCCGTCCCGCGCCGGTGCCGGAGAGCACCGGGGAGCAGCCGGACGAGGGCCGCCGCGTCGCACCCCCGCACTGCCGGCACTGCGCCGGTTTGATCCGACCGGGCGTCGTCTGGTTCGGCGAGGCCCTCCCGGAGGACGCCCTGGAGTCCGCCGTCCAGGCCGCCACCGAGTGCGACGTCCTGCTGACCGTCGGAACGTCGGCCCTGGTCTACCCGGCCGCCGAGATCCCCCGGGTGGCCGGCCGCTTCGGTGCCGCGGTGATCCAGGTGAACCCCCAGCCCACCCCGCTCGACCCGATCGCCGAGGTGAACCTCGCCGGCCCCGCCGCCGAGATCCTGCCCGCCCTCGTCACCGCGACATGGCCCGGGTTCTCCTGA
- a CDS encoding alpha/beta fold hydrolase, giving the protein MTALTHHRRGSGPPLLLIHGIGSHWQVWHPLLPLLEPHRDVIAVDLPGFGTSPIWPAPPPGVRPGSVPHLADLVASFLDSLGLGTVEIAGSSMGGGVALELGHRGRARVVTAFSPAGFWPPGGARWGRFVVGAARAGSAALDPLLPRLMSSRAGRAALCAPFYAHPAGLDTEECVAAARALAGAPGFGAARAAFRHLTPWSGRDPGALTRIPVTIAWGTRDAVLPYRNQAVRARAALPAARHVRLPGCGHLPFPDAPERCADLILRPAPR; this is encoded by the coding sequence ATGACAGCACTCACCCACCACCGGCGCGGATCCGGGCCGCCGCTCCTGCTCATCCACGGCATCGGCAGTCACTGGCAGGTGTGGCATCCGCTGCTGCCGCTGCTCGAACCACACCGCGACGTCATCGCCGTCGACCTGCCCGGCTTCGGCACCTCCCCGATCTGGCCCGCACCGCCGCCCGGCGTCCGCCCCGGCTCGGTGCCCCACCTGGCCGACCTGGTCGCGTCCTTCCTGGACTCCCTCGGCCTGGGCACGGTCGAGATCGCCGGCAGCTCGATGGGCGGCGGCGTGGCCCTGGAACTCGGCCACCGCGGCCGGGCCCGCGTGGTGACGGCGTTCTCCCCGGCCGGCTTCTGGCCACCGGGCGGCGCCCGCTGGGGCCGCTTCGTGGTGGGCGCGGCCCGGGCCGGCAGCGCCGCCCTGGATCCGCTGCTACCCCGCCTGATGTCGTCCCGGGCGGGCCGGGCAGCGTTGTGCGCGCCGTTCTACGCCCATCCCGCCGGGCTGGACACCGAGGAGTGCGTCGCCGCGGCCCGGGCGCTGGCCGGCGCTCCGGGCTTCGGCGCGGCGCGTGCCGCGTTCCGCCACCTGACGCCCTGGTCCGGCCGGGATCCCGGCGCCCTGACCCGGATCCCGGTGACCATCGCGTGGGGCACCCGGGACGCCGTCCTGCCCTACCGCAACCAGGCCGTCCGGGCCCGGGCCGCCCTGCCGGCCGCCCGCCACGTCCGGCTGCCCGGCTGCGGCCACCTGCCCTTCCCGGACGCCCCGGAGCGCTGCGCCGACCTGATCCTGCGTCCCGCGCCCCGCTGA
- a CDS encoding ABC transporter ATP-binding protein translates to MSLEVRDLRKVFKGGFVAVDGVSFQVPAGGSLAVVGESGSGKTTCARIITGLERATSGTVTVAPGTVQMVFQDPYQSLDRRQTVASCLNEVIAHHSDLSKRDRAVRTGELLALVGLDERHGDALPRALSGGQRQRVAIARALAADPQLLVLDEAVAALDVSIQAQILNLLVDARAATGIAYLFITHDLAVVRHVCEDVVVMHRGRVVESGRVERVLDSPAEAYTRRLIRSVPRPGWVPARGAGRAG, encoded by the coding sequence ATGTCGCTTGAGGTCCGTGACCTGCGCAAGGTCTTCAAGGGCGGCTTCGTCGCGGTGGACGGGGTGAGTTTCCAGGTGCCGGCCGGCGGTTCGCTGGCAGTGGTGGGGGAGTCCGGCTCCGGCAAGACCACCTGCGCCCGGATCATCACCGGACTGGAGCGCGCCACGTCCGGAACGGTCACCGTGGCGCCGGGCACGGTGCAGATGGTCTTCCAGGATCCCTATCAGTCACTGGATCGGCGGCAGACCGTGGCGAGCTGCCTCAACGAGGTGATCGCCCACCACTCGGATCTGTCGAAGCGCGACCGAGCCGTCCGGACAGGTGAGCTGCTCGCCCTCGTCGGACTGGACGAGCGGCACGGCGACGCGCTGCCCCGCGCCCTCTCCGGCGGGCAACGGCAGCGGGTGGCGATCGCCCGCGCCCTGGCCGCCGACCCGCAGCTGCTCGTGCTCGACGAGGCGGTCGCCGCCCTCGACGTCTCGATCCAGGCGCAGATCCTGAACCTGCTGGTCGACGCGCGCGCGGCCACCGGCATCGCGTACCTGTTCATCACCCACGACCTGGCCGTGGTCCGGCACGTCTGCGAGGACGTCGTGGTGATGCACCGCGGGCGGGTGGTCGAGTCCGGCAGGGTGGAGCGGGTGTTGGACTCACCGGCCGAGGCGTACACCCGCAGGCTGATCCGGTCGGTCCCGCGCCCCGGCTGGGTACCGGCCCGGGGAGCCGGCCGTGCGGGCTGA
- a CDS encoding SDR family oxidoreductase produces the protein MDLSGKVAVVTGSGRGLGLAYARALAAAGASVVVNDVDPAAVDAAVAEVPGSVGVAAAVGATESAERLVATAVEAFGRLDVLITNAGILRDRVLWKMTDDDFDAVIEVHLRGTFTCARAAAIRMRAQGTGGRIILISSPAGQRGNFGQTNYAAAKAGIAAMARTWALELARSEITVNAVVPVAATEMTRTIPAFAPAIEEAERTGQPYPAWLRRDEGLGTVDDVTGLITFLASDASKGITGQAIGIGGDRLALWSHPAEKSVVHRDGGWSAAEIAAAWNFEQETYGIPAAK, from the coding sequence ATGGATCTCAGCGGCAAGGTTGCCGTCGTCACCGGCAGTGGCCGCGGCCTCGGCCTGGCATATGCCAGGGCGCTCGCCGCGGCCGGCGCGTCAGTGGTGGTCAACGACGTGGACCCGGCGGCCGTCGACGCGGCGGTCGCCGAGGTACCGGGATCGGTCGGCGTGGCCGCGGCCGTCGGTGCCACGGAGAGCGCGGAGCGGCTGGTCGCGACGGCGGTGGAGGCGTTCGGCAGGCTGGACGTGCTGATCACCAACGCCGGCATCCTGCGGGACCGGGTGCTCTGGAAGATGACCGACGACGACTTCGACGCGGTGATCGAGGTGCACCTGCGCGGCACGTTCACCTGTGCGCGGGCCGCCGCGATCCGGATGCGGGCGCAGGGGACCGGCGGGCGGATCATCCTGATCTCGTCGCCGGCCGGGCAGCGCGGCAACTTCGGGCAGACCAACTACGCGGCGGCCAAGGCCGGGATCGCGGCGATGGCCCGGACCTGGGCGCTCGAGCTGGCCCGCAGCGAGATCACGGTGAACGCCGTGGTGCCCGTCGCGGCCACCGAGATGACCAGGACGATTCCGGCGTTCGCGCCGGCGATCGAGGAGGCGGAGCGGACCGGGCAGCCCTATCCGGCGTGGCTGCGGCGCGACGAGGGGCTCGGGACGGTGGACGACGTGACCGGGCTGATCACGTTCCTGGCCTCGGACGCGTCCAAGGGGATCACCGGGCAGGCGATCGGGATCGGCGGGGACAGGCTGGCACTCTGGTCGCACCCGGCGGAGAAGTCGGTGGTCCACCGGGACGGCGGCTGGTCCGCCGCTGAGATCGCCGCGGCCTGGAACTTCGAGCAGGAGACCTACGGCATTCCGGCGGCGAAGTGA
- a CDS encoding amidohydrolase family protein, producing the protein MDVAELVAIDVHTHAEVSRSGHTSLSPSLLGASADYFGAHGHRQPTIDEMAAYYRDRRMAAVVFTVDAEHATGHPRIANEEIAANCAEHPGVLIPFASIDPHKGRAGVREAHRLVAEHGVRGFKFHPSIQGFAPDDRLAYPLYQAIEELGAVALFHTGQTGIGARVRGGGGIRLKYSNPMLVDDVAVDFPDLRIILAHPSFPWQDEALAVATHKEHVYIDLSGWSPKYFPPQLVRYANSLLQDKVLFGSDYPVITPDRWLADFAGLDIKDTVRDKILLRNAARLLFGEETP; encoded by the coding sequence ATGGATGTCGCCGAGCTGGTCGCCATCGACGTGCACACGCACGCCGAGGTCAGCAGGAGCGGGCACACCTCGCTGAGCCCTTCGCTGCTCGGCGCGTCCGCCGACTACTTCGGGGCGCACGGTCACCGGCAGCCCACCATCGACGAGATGGCCGCCTACTACCGGGACCGGCGGATGGCCGCTGTGGTGTTCACCGTCGACGCCGAGCACGCCACCGGGCACCCGCGGATCGCCAACGAGGAGATCGCGGCGAACTGCGCGGAGCACCCCGGCGTGCTGATCCCGTTCGCCAGCATCGACCCGCACAAGGGCAGGGCCGGCGTCCGGGAGGCGCACCGGCTGGTCGCCGAGCACGGGGTGCGGGGTTTCAAGTTCCACCCCAGCATCCAGGGGTTCGCGCCGGACGACCGGCTCGCCTATCCGCTCTACCAGGCGATCGAGGAGCTGGGCGCGGTGGCGCTCTTCCACACCGGGCAGACCGGGATCGGCGCCCGGGTGCGCGGCGGCGGCGGCATCCGGCTCAAGTACTCCAACCCGATGCTCGTCGACGACGTCGCCGTGGACTTCCCTGACCTGCGGATCATCCTGGCCCACCCGTCGTTCCCGTGGCAGGACGAGGCGCTCGCGGTGGCGACCCACAAGGAACACGTGTACATCGACCTGTCCGGCTGGTCGCCCAAGTACTTCCCGCCCCAGCTGGTCCGGTACGCCAACAGCCTGCTGCAGGACAAGGTGCTGTTCGGCTCGGACTACCCGGTGATCACCCCGGATCGGTGGCTCGCCGATTTCGCCGGGCTGGACATCAAGGACACCGTCCGCGACAAGATCTTGTTACGCAATGCCGCCCGTCTGCTCTTTGGAGAGGAAACGCCATGA
- a CDS encoding acyl-CoA synthetase produces MHNAGLGSWPGRRAAMSPGRTALIFEGRRVSYAELHQRIARLAAALRSSGVRRGDRVAYLGPNHPSFVETMFATWVLGAIFVPLNFRLTAAELAYQLTHSGASVLVRAAGMPAVTAPVTFAADAVPAADPIHPDETVGLDDVAAILYTSGTTGHPKGAMLTHGNLVWNCYNLLVCVDVAGDEVTLVSAPLFHVAALDQCLLPTFLKGGTSVIMPGWDVDGCFDLIARHRVTWMFGVATMYAGLTQSPRWADADLSSVRSLMTGGASVPAALIHRYQERGLLFCQGYGMTETAPGATFLEARESREHAGSAGLPVFFADVRCVRPDLTDAAVGEPGEVLVRGPNVTPGYWNDPAATEAAFVDGGWFRSGDVAVVDEDGHFHIVDRTKDMYISGGENVYPAEVEAAIFEHPGVAEVAVVGVPDGKWGEVGRAFVVPRQGYALSPDDVPGFLRERLAKYKIPVYVDVVADLPKTGSNKVRKGPLRALPLPDRA; encoded by the coding sequence GTGCACAACGCGGGGCTGGGTTCCTGGCCGGGGCGCCGGGCGGCGATGTCGCCCGGGCGCACCGCGCTGATCTTCGAGGGGCGGCGGGTCTCGTACGCCGAGCTGCACCAGCGGATCGCCCGGCTCGCCGCCGCACTCCGGTCGTCCGGCGTGCGGCGCGGCGACCGGGTCGCCTATCTCGGGCCGAATCATCCCTCCTTCGTCGAGACGATGTTCGCCACCTGGGTGCTGGGTGCGATCTTCGTGCCGCTCAACTTCCGGCTGACCGCTGCGGAACTCGCCTACCAGCTGACGCACAGCGGCGCCTCGGTGCTGGTCCGTGCCGCCGGCATGCCCGCGGTGACCGCGCCGGTGACGTTCGCCGCCGACGCCGTTCCGGCGGCGGATCCGATTCATCCGGACGAAACGGTGGGCCTGGACGACGTGGCGGCCATCCTCTACACGTCGGGGACCACGGGACACCCCAAAGGGGCGATGCTCACCCACGGCAACCTGGTCTGGAACTGCTACAACCTGCTGGTCTGCGTGGACGTGGCCGGCGACGAGGTGACGCTGGTCAGCGCGCCGCTGTTCCACGTCGCGGCCCTCGACCAGTGCCTGCTGCCCACGTTCCTCAAGGGCGGCACTTCGGTGATCATGCCGGGCTGGGACGTGGACGGCTGCTTCGACCTGATCGCCCGGCACCGGGTGACCTGGATGTTCGGCGTCGCCACGATGTACGCCGGGCTCACCCAGTCACCCCGCTGGGCGGACGCCGACCTGTCCTCGGTGCGCAGCCTGATGACCGGCGGCGCGTCGGTGCCGGCGGCGCTGATCCACCGCTACCAGGAGCGCGGCCTGCTCTTCTGCCAGGGCTACGGGATGACCGAGACGGCGCCGGGGGCGACGTTCCTGGAAGCCCGGGAGAGCCGGGAGCACGCCGGGTCGGCCGGGCTGCCGGTGTTCTTCGCCGACGTGCGGTGCGTGCGGCCCGACCTGACCGACGCCGCCGTTGGCGAGCCGGGCGAGGTCCTGGTCCGCGGGCCGAACGTGACCCCCGGTTACTGGAACGATCCGGCGGCGACCGAGGCGGCGTTCGTGGACGGCGGGTGGTTCCGGTCCGGGGACGTGGCGGTGGTCGACGAGGACGGGCACTTCCACATCGTCGACCGGACCAAGGACATGTACATCTCCGGCGGGGAGAACGTGTACCCGGCCGAGGTGGAGGCGGCGATCTTCGAGCACCCCGGGGTGGCGGAGGTGGCCGTGGTCGGGGTGCCGGACGGGAAGTGGGGTGAGGTGGGGCGGGCGTTCGTCGTACCCCGGCAGGGGTACGCCCTGTCACCGGACGACGTGCCGGGGTTCCTGCGGGAGCGGCTCGCGAAGTACAAGATCCCGGTCTATGTCGACGTGGTGGCGGACCTGCCGAAGACCGGGTCGAACAAGGTGCGCAAGGGTCCGTTGCGCGCGCTGCCGCTCCCGGACCGCGCCTGA
- a CDS encoding DUF3237 domain-containing protein produces the protein MSELPDPRLLFAFEARVDVAESRHVGRGPDEVLMFTPITGGTVSGPRLNGRVLAGGGDWSTTRGQVTELDARYLLEADDGTVIDIWNRGFWRATPEVDARVEAGEDLPETEYYYRTSPVFRTDAPAHRWLASSVFVGLARGEGGQVRIRFFEVL, from the coding sequence ATGTCTGAACTACCCGACCCCCGGCTGCTGTTCGCCTTCGAGGCGCGAGTGGACGTGGCCGAGAGCAGGCACGTCGGCCGGGGCCCGGACGAGGTCCTGATGTTCACGCCGATCACCGGCGGGACGGTGTCCGGCCCGCGGCTCAACGGCAGGGTGCTGGCCGGCGGCGGCGACTGGTCGACCACCCGCGGCCAGGTCACCGAGCTGGACGCGCGGTACCTGCTGGAGGCGGACGACGGCACGGTGATCGACATCTGGAACCGCGGGTTCTGGCGGGCCACGCCGGAGGTCGACGCCCGGGTCGAGGCGGGGGAGGACCTGCCGGAGACCGAGTACTACTACCGCACCAGCCCGGTCTTCCGCACCGACGCCCCGGCGCACCGGTGGCTGGCGTCGTCGGTCTTCGTCGGGCTGGCCCGTGGCGAGGGCGGCCAGGTCCGCATCCGCTTCTTCGAGGTGCTCTGA